Proteins encoded by one window of Channa argus isolate prfri chromosome 1, Channa argus male v1.0, whole genome shotgun sequence:
- the LOC137125638 gene encoding ras-related protein Rab-5A codes for MANRGGATRPNGPNAGNKICQFKLVLLGESAVGKSSLVLRFVKGQFHEFQESTIGAAFLTQTVCLDDTTVKFEIWDTAGQERYHSLAPMYYRGAQAAIVVYDITNEESFARAKNWVKELQRQASPNIVIALSGNKADLANKRAVDFQDAQSYADDNSLLFMETSAKTSMNVNEIFMAIAKRLPKSEPQATGANSGRNRGVDLTEAAQPAKAPCCST; via the exons ATGGCCAATCGGGGAGGTGCTACAAGACCCAATGGACCCAATGCAGGGAACAAGATTTGTCAGTTTAAGTTGGTGCTGTTGGGGGAGTCAGCTGTGGGGAAGTCCAGCTTAGTCCTCCGCTTTGTCAAGGGCCAGTTCCATGAATTCCAAGAGAGCACAATAGGAG CGGCCTTCCTCACCCAGACAGTGTGTTTAGATGACACAACAGTGAAGTTTGAAATCTGGGACACTGCAGGTCAAGAGCGTTACCACAGTTTGGCACCCATGTATTACAGAGGAGCACAGGCTGCCATTGTGGTCTACGACATCACGAACGAG GAATCCTTTGCACGGGCCAAGAACTGGGTGAAGGAGTTGCAAAGACAAGCTAGTCCAAATATAGTCATTGCTCTCTCAGGCAACAAAGCTGACCTAGCCAACAAGCGAGCTGTCGACTTCCAG GATGCTCAATCTTACGCAGATGACAACAGCTTACTTTTCATGGAGACATCGGCCAAGACATCTATGAATGTGAATGAGATATTTATGGCTATTG CAAAGAGATTGCCGAAGAGCGAGCCTCAGGCTACAGGAGCCAACAGTGGAAGGAACCGGGGAGTAGACCTGACAGAAGCCGCCCAGCCAGCCAAGGCTCCATGCTGCAGTACCTAA
- the otud6b gene encoding deubiquitinase OTUD6B, with product MEEGAVETPEELLAKQHRKEKKDLQAKIQSMKNAVPKNDKKRRKQLTEEITKLEADLNQKHEEESRKLTTNTEVEEVIKGVETLQVEGGELEEVKQRVTKAQKRRDKKAAQERERESRIAEAEVQNLQGMRHQEGLKLAQKLSQQQLQIKEISSDGHCMYRAIEDQLAQRSKPGITMSVKELRFSTADHMRNHTDDFLPFLTNPQTGDMYTTDEFEKYCSDVEHTAAWGGQLELRALTKVLHLPIEVIQADSPTIKIGDEFDGDPITLVYMHHAYGLGEHYNSVERLKDPCNVEDS from the exons ATGGAGGAGGGGGCAGTGGAGACACCCGAGGAGCTGTTGGCAAAACAGCACCGCAAGGAAAAGAAGGATCTGCAAG CTAAAATACAGAGCATGAAAAATGCTGTCCCAAAAAATGAtaagaaaagaaggaaacagTTGACCGAGGAGATTACCAAACTGGAGGCTGACCTCAACCAGAAACATGAGGAGGAATCCAGAAAACTCACAACTAACACGGAG GTGGAAGAGGTGATAAAAGGAGTTGAGACCTTACAGGTGGAGGGTGGAGAACTAGAAGAAGTCAAACAGCGAGTAACCAAGGCCCAGAAGAGACGA GACAAGAAAGCTGCccaggagagggagagggagagcaggATAGCTGAGGCAGAGGTGCAGAATCTACAGGGCATGAGGCACCAGGAGGGTTTGAAGCTAGCTCAGAAACTTTCCCAGCAACAGCTTCAGATCAAGGAGATCTCTTCTGATGGCCACTGTATGTACCGTGCCATAGAAGATCAGCTGGCACAACGCTCAAAG CCCGGAATAACCATGAGTGTAAAAGAACTAAGGTTTAGCACTGCTGACCATATGCGAAATCACACTGATGATTTCCTGCCTTTCCTCACCAATCCCCAAACTGGGGACATGTACACAACAG ATGAGTTTGAGAAATACTGCAGTGATGTGGAGCACACAGCAGCTTGGGGTGGGCAACTGGAG CTCAGAGCCCTTACCAAAGTTCTCCATTTGCCAATAGAAGTGATCCAGGCCGACTCTCCAACTATAAAAATTGGGGACGAATTTGATGGTGACCCTATCACCCTAGT CTATATGCATCATGCCTATGGACTAGGAGAACACTACAATTCTGTGGAGCGGCTGAAAGACCCTTGCAATGTAGAGGACAGCTGA